From the genome of Candidatus Polarisedimenticolia bacterium, one region includes:
- a CDS encoding prepilin-type N-terminal cleavage/methylation domain-containing protein: MRHQKGFTLIELLIVVAIIGIIAAIAIPNLLNAIDRGKQK; this comes from the coding sequence ATGAGACATCAGAAAGGTTTCACGTTGATCGAGCTGTTGATCGTCGTGGCCATCATCGGGATCATCGCGGCCATCGCGATCCCGAACCTGCTGAACGCGATCGATCGCGGCAAGCAGAAGC